In Salinarimonas sp., a genomic segment contains:
- a CDS encoding aminotransferase class I/II-fold pyridoxal phosphate-dependent enzyme: MKLAVDSYRGLALADGPGRLDLSWTSDERDALEPELSQALAPVLADAARHIAIYPVGDPYGRARLSPAVARRFALGEDVDLVCGAGVGALVAATARAFATRRVAVLGSVYPDLPAWLARLGTAPVDPVDPVAGTLGPARADVVFLEHPSLRASADAPDPAAIVDLCRRGFEAVVVDESNANYMQAAESALGIAPMPPNLVVLRGLSKAYGMGGLRCGYAAGGRDAVARIAAALPPLQVSSLSLAAAEAILALPDAVEARLRDAIAQARRAACDALAAAGFPAPIASHPALPYLLYDPDADPLHRDAVARLARLGIHGKRHLVHDGATGALARFSAPMRADRRARLAALLGGGAP; this comes from the coding sequence ATGAAGCTCGCCGTCGACAGCTATCGCGGCCTCGCGCTCGCGGACGGGCCCGGACGGCTCGATCTCTCCTGGACGAGCGACGAGCGCGACGCGCTCGAGCCGGAGCTCTCGCAGGCGCTCGCGCCGGTCCTCGCCGACGCCGCCCGCCACATCGCGATCTACCCGGTCGGCGATCCCTACGGGCGCGCACGCCTGTCTCCGGCGGTCGCCCGCCGCTTCGCGCTCGGGGAGGATGTCGATCTCGTCTGCGGCGCCGGCGTCGGCGCCCTCGTGGCGGCGACCGCGCGCGCCTTCGCGACGCGGCGTGTGGCGGTTCTGGGCTCCGTCTACCCCGACCTGCCGGCCTGGCTCGCGCGGCTCGGGACCGCCCCGGTCGACCCCGTCGACCCCGTCGCCGGAACGCTCGGGCCCGCGCGGGCCGACGTCGTCTTCCTCGAGCATCCCTCCCTGCGCGCGAGCGCGGATGCGCCCGATCCAGCCGCGATCGTGGATCTGTGCCGGCGCGGCTTCGAGGCGGTGGTCGTCGACGAATCGAACGCGAACTACATGCAAGCCGCCGAAAGCGCGCTCGGGATCGCGCCGATGCCGCCGAATCTCGTGGTCCTGCGCGGGCTGAGCAAGGCCTACGGCATGGGTGGCCTGCGCTGCGGCTACGCGGCGGGGGGGCGCGACGCCGTCGCGCGCATCGCCGCCGCGCTGCCGCCGCTTCAGGTCTCGAGCCTCTCGCTCGCCGCCGCCGAGGCGATCCTGGCGCTCCCCGACGCGGTCGAGGCGCGGCTGCGGGACGCGATCGCGCAGGCGCGGCGCGCCGCCTGCGACGCGCTGGCGGCCGCCGGGTTCCCCGCGCCGATCGCCTCCCACCCGGCCTTGCCCTATCTCCTCTACGACCCCGACGCCGACCCGCTCCACCGCGACGCCGTCGCCCGGCTCGCGCGCCTCGGCATCCACGGCAAGCGGCACCTGGTCCACGACGGCGCGACGGGCGCGCTCGCGCGCTTCAGCGCGCCGATGCGGGCGGATCGACGGGCGCGGCTCGCCGCGCTCCTCGGCGGAGGCGCGCCGTGA
- a CDS encoding alkaline phosphatase family protein: MDREEERGRSLVVIGADGVGLADARRLWRGARISAMSAELPTTSSTGWLSSLTGLAPVEHGALGVVQRAEADRVARFVLSPDPDLALPPVATAFEDAARLGRRAIALTGDLLDLDGPWRSRLLAGAEIREGPRLLAGRAVERPEPGELVETLESALARTLDEAAPAFVWCHVDIDLAIHHHGVDPWVEDLLARLDAAAGRLARRARVVAYADHGLVPTRHDPGLAARLAAFCEREGLAVGGAGRMRWLYDADDPRIERALRTLLPEDVRLVRREALFPAGPYRARVGPLVLLATGTRFLTDPLYTHDHGGGSPAERRVPFAVWEAR, from the coding sequence ATGGACCGGGAGGAGGAGCGGGGCCGTTCGCTCGTCGTGATCGGCGCCGACGGCGTCGGCCTCGCCGATGCGCGGCGCCTGTGGCGCGGCGCGCGGATCTCCGCCATGTCCGCGGAGCTGCCGACGACCTCGTCGACCGGCTGGCTCTCGAGCCTCACGGGGCTCGCGCCCGTCGAGCACGGCGCGCTCGGCGTCGTGCAGCGCGCGGAGGCGGATCGGGTCGCGCGCTTCGTGCTCTCGCCCGATCCGGACCTCGCTCTGCCCCCCGTCGCGACGGCGTTCGAGGACGCGGCGCGCCTCGGCCGGCGGGCGATCGCGCTCACGGGGGATCTCCTCGACCTCGACGGCCCCTGGCGGTCGCGGCTTCTCGCGGGCGCCGAGATCCGCGAGGGGCCGCGGCTCCTGGCCGGGCGCGCGGTCGAGCGGCCCGAGCCGGGGGAGCTGGTGGAGACCCTGGAGAGCGCGCTCGCGCGCACCCTCGACGAGGCGGCGCCCGCCTTCGTCTGGTGCCATGTCGACATCGACCTCGCCATCCACCATCACGGGGTCGACCCCTGGGTGGAGGACCTCCTCGCCCGGCTGGACGCGGCGGCCGGGCGGCTCGCGAGGCGCGCGCGGGTCGTGGCCTATGCCGATCACGGCCTCGTCCCGACCCGGCACGACCCCGGGCTCGCCGCGCGGCTCGCGGCCTTCTGCGAGCGCGAGGGGCTCGCCGTCGGCGGGGCCGGGCGGATGCGCTGGCTCTACGATGCCGACGACCCGCGGATCGAGCGGGCCCTGCGCACCCTCCTGCCCGAGGACGTGCGGCTCGTGCGGCGCGAGGCGCTGTTTCCCGCCGGGCCGTATCGCGCGCGCGTCGGCCCGCTCGTCCTCCTGGCGACCGGGACCCGGTTCCTGACCGACCCGCTCTACACCCACGACCACGGCGGCGGCTCGCCGGCCGAGCGGCGCGTCCCCTTCGCCGTCTGGGAGGCCCGATGA
- a CDS encoding LLM class flavin-dependent oxidoreductase encodes MHLAAFLYPTGYHVAAWRLPETRARMGAEPAAYREMARACERACFDFVFLPDSMAMRGSDVDILSRSAINYVAQLEPLTLAASLCAATERIGVVASASTTYNHPFTVARQILSLDHVAAGRAGWNLVTSQNVHEAGNFGREAHVAHDARYARAEAFVDVVTGLWDSFADDAFVCDKPAGRFFDPGKLRALDHADEHFRVRGPLNVPRSPQGRPVVLQAGASPPGRALAGRTADVVFCAQNEIGAARAFREDMRARAAGFGRDPDTIRVLPGVMPIVAPTAAEARAAFERLQALITPEVGLALLAGQLGEIDLSGLAVDAPLPELPETLRTDASRSRPALLLERARAAGLTLQDLYREVAASRGHLLLVGDAVGVVDELERWVVEGAADGFNVMPAALPGGLEAFIDLCVPELRRRGLVRERYEGTTLREHLGLARPERRVAP; translated from the coding sequence ATGCACCTCGCGGCGTTCCTCTACCCGACGGGATACCACGTCGCCGCCTGGCGCCTGCCGGAGACGCGCGCACGAATGGGCGCCGAGCCCGCCGCCTATCGCGAGATGGCGCGCGCCTGCGAGCGCGCCTGCTTCGACTTCGTCTTCCTTCCCGACAGCATGGCGATGCGCGGCAGCGACGTCGACATCCTGTCCCGGTCGGCGATCAACTACGTCGCGCAGCTCGAGCCGCTGACGCTCGCGGCGAGCCTGTGCGCCGCGACCGAGCGGATCGGCGTCGTGGCGAGCGCCTCGACGACCTACAACCATCCCTTCACGGTCGCCCGCCAGATCCTCTCGCTGGACCACGTCGCCGCGGGGCGCGCCGGCTGGAATCTCGTCACCTCACAGAACGTGCACGAGGCCGGCAATTTCGGGCGCGAGGCGCATGTCGCCCACGACGCCCGCTACGCGCGCGCCGAAGCCTTCGTCGACGTCGTGACGGGCCTGTGGGACAGCTTCGCTGACGACGCCTTCGTCTGCGACAAGCCGGCGGGACGCTTCTTCGACCCGGGCAAGCTGCGTGCGCTGGACCATGCGGACGAGCATTTCCGCGTCCGGGGCCCGCTCAACGTCCCGCGCTCGCCCCAGGGACGGCCGGTCGTGCTCCAGGCGGGCGCGTCGCCGCCCGGTCGCGCGCTCGCCGGAAGGACGGCGGACGTCGTGTTCTGCGCGCAGAACGAGATCGGCGCCGCGCGGGCCTTCCGCGAGGACATGCGCGCGCGCGCCGCCGGCTTCGGCCGCGACCCCGACACGATCCGGGTCCTCCCCGGCGTCATGCCGATCGTCGCGCCCACCGCGGCCGAGGCGCGCGCCGCCTTCGAGCGCCTGCAGGCGCTGATCACGCCCGAGGTCGGGCTCGCCCTGCTCGCCGGCCAGCTCGGCGAGATCGACCTGTCCGGCCTCGCCGTCGACGCCCCGCTGCCGGAGCTCCCCGAGACGCTGCGGACCGACGCGAGCCGCAGCCGGCCCGCGCTCCTGCTGGAGCGCGCCCGCGCCGCCGGCCTCACCCTGCAGGATCTCTACCGGGAGGTCGCGGCCTCGCGTGGCCACCTCCTCCTCGTCGGCGATGCCGTCGGCGTCGTCGACGAGCTGGAGCGCTGGGTGGTCGAGGGGGCCGCCGACGGCTTCAACGTCATGCCCGCCGCGCTGCCCGGCGGGCTCGAGGCCTTCATCGACCTGTGCGTTCCGGAGCTGCGCCGCCGCGGGCTCGTCCGCGAGCGCTACGAGGGAACGACGCTGCGCGAGCATCTCGGGCTCGCGCGCCCCGAACGGCGGGTCGCGCCGTGA
- a CDS encoding amidase has product MIRALAADLRAGRTTATALVEARLARIAALDPTLHSFIHVTQARARAEAAAADRLLAEGVDLGPLHGIPYAVKDIIDVAGAPTTCNARLEPSGPARHDAPMIARLSAAGAVCLGKLATHEYALGGPSPDCPYPPARNPWDPERFTGASSSGSGAAVAAGLAVFALGSDTSGSVRGPASLCGVSGVKPSFGLVSRRGMFPLSWALDHVGVLAERVEDCAHVLDVVAGHDPDDPASVARAIAFHGPAPAEPARLRIGVVRGHLERAPTMDPAVATAIEAAIGLCEGAGIAVEDVALPAFELFDACGRVLMTAEAYAIHARAIAEAPEGFGRYTYQRVAPGAFLTAADYVDAQRLRAELVAASRPRLAGLDAVIYPGSLHPAPLLSAFTRDWPPPPALTATRTIVANVLGAPAASLPTGLSPEGLPLGMQLMGAPMADRRLLDAARWLQEALATAGTWPFPKPMIAASLNHESTSDRRSEAGAIPA; this is encoded by the coding sequence ATGATCCGCGCGCTCGCGGCGGACCTGCGCGCGGGCCGCACCACCGCGACCGCGCTCGTCGAGGCCAGGCTCGCCCGCATCGCCGCGCTCGATCCCACGCTGCACAGCTTCATCCACGTGACGCAGGCGCGCGCCCGCGCCGAGGCGGCGGCGGCCGATCGCTTGCTCGCGGAGGGCGTCGACCTCGGGCCGCTCCACGGCATTCCCTACGCGGTCAAGGACATCATCGACGTCGCGGGCGCGCCCACGACCTGCAACGCGCGGCTGGAGCCGAGCGGGCCCGCTCGCCACGACGCCCCGATGATCGCGCGCCTGTCCGCCGCGGGGGCGGTGTGCCTCGGCAAGCTCGCCACCCACGAATACGCGCTCGGCGGGCCGAGCCCGGACTGCCCGTACCCGCCCGCGCGCAATCCCTGGGACCCCGAGCGCTTCACCGGCGCGTCGTCGTCCGGGAGCGGCGCCGCCGTCGCGGCCGGGCTCGCGGTCTTCGCGCTCGGGTCGGACACGAGCGGCTCCGTGCGCGGACCGGCGAGCCTGTGCGGGGTGAGCGGCGTCAAGCCGAGCTTCGGCCTCGTGTCGCGGCGCGGCATGTTCCCGCTCTCCTGGGCGCTCGACCACGTCGGCGTCCTGGCGGAGCGCGTCGAGGATTGCGCGCACGTGCTCGACGTCGTCGCCGGGCACGACCCGGACGACCCGGCGAGCGTCGCCCGCGCGATCGCCTTCCACGGGCCCGCGCCCGCCGAGCCCGCGCGGCTGCGGATCGGCGTCGTTCGCGGGCATCTCGAGCGCGCTCCGACGATGGATCCGGCGGTCGCGACGGCGATCGAGGCCGCGATCGGCCTGTGCGAGGGGGCCGGCATCGCGGTCGAGGACGTCGCGCTGCCGGCCTTCGAGCTCTTCGACGCCTGCGGCCGGGTCCTCATGACGGCGGAGGCCTACGCCATTCACGCCCGGGCCATCGCCGAGGCGCCCGAGGGGTTCGGCCGCTACACCTATCAGCGCGTCGCGCCCGGCGCCTTCCTGACCGCCGCCGACTACGTCGACGCGCAGCGCCTGCGCGCGGAGCTCGTCGCGGCGTCGCGTCCGCGGCTCGCCGGGCTCGACGCGGTGATCTATCCGGGCTCGCTGCACCCGGCGCCGCTCCTCTCGGCCTTCACGCGGGATTGGCCCCCGCCGCCGGCCCTCACGGCGACGCGAACGATCGTCGCCAACGTGCTCGGCGCACCGGCCGCGAGCCTGCCGACCGGCCTCTCGCCCGAGGGCCTGCCCCTCGGCATGCAGCTCATGGGCGCGCCGATGGCGGATCGACGCCTCCTGGATGCCGCGCGCTGGCTGCAGGAGGCGCTCGCCACAGCCGGTACCTGGCCCTTCCCGAAACCCATGATCGCCGCATCGCTAAATCACGAATCGACCAGCGATCGTCGATCTGAAGCTGGCGCTATTCCAGCTTGA
- a CDS encoding Rieske (2Fe-2S) protein: MSARWHPIALSQDVPAGVAAPVLLAGRELVLWRTEAGLLRLFVDRCPHRGMRLSFGFVRGDALVCLYHGWRWGADGACRAIPAHPDLEPPRSIAVEGFLVREAAGLVWAALAEPGGPPPETPAAARPLATLAVERPASVLAHALGEGPLVGAEADGIALLLGLQPVDDHRAALHAFAADPDVAPLRALGAAEALRARLERQGDAA; this comes from the coding sequence GTGAGCGCAAGGTGGCATCCGATCGCGCTGTCGCAGGACGTCCCGGCCGGCGTCGCCGCGCCGGTCCTGCTCGCCGGGCGCGAGCTCGTCCTCTGGCGCACCGAGGCGGGGCTGCTGCGCCTCTTCGTCGACCGCTGCCCGCATCGCGGCATGCGGCTCTCCTTCGGCTTCGTGCGGGGAGACGCGCTGGTCTGCCTCTATCACGGCTGGCGCTGGGGCGCGGACGGCGCCTGCCGGGCGATCCCCGCGCATCCCGATCTCGAGCCGCCGCGCTCCATCGCCGTCGAGGGGTTCCTCGTGCGCGAGGCGGCGGGGCTCGTCTGGGCGGCGCTCGCCGAGCCCGGCGGACCGCCGCCGGAGACGCCCGCCGCGGCGCGCCCCCTCGCGACGCTCGCGGTCGAGCGCCCCGCATCCGTCCTCGCGCATGCCCTCGGCGAGGGCCCGCTCGTCGGGGCCGAGGCGGACGGGATCGCCCTCCTCCTCGGCCTCCAGCCCGTCGACGATCATCGCGCCGCCCTGCACGCCTTCGCCGCCGATCCGGACGTCGCGCCCCTGCGGGCGCTCGGCGCCGCGGAGGCGCTGCGCGCGCGCCTCGAACGCCAGGGAGACGCCGCGTGA
- a CDS encoding aromatic ring-hydroxylating dioxygenase subunit alpha encodes MTTDLEPALRDAWQVLCRGDDLPPGRAARLRLLSRDVAVAREADGALAASGPDGAPLAVAEAYGHVFACLGAPARPLFAIPEFAEPGRRLAACGAVRVRASGLRLVENFLDMAHFPFVHTDLLGVEERPEVPRYDVEIRRDVDEVWAVNCRFWQPKAAASSSQGQMSEYLYRVATPFTVMLYKTCPADPARFDVIGLLIRPAEPDLSYAYAFVLVLDDASAHTAIVHFQQTIFLQDRIVLENQRPRLLPLTPAAETPTRADMSSVAYRRWLKQKGVRFGTVEGAP; translated from the coding sequence GTGACGACCGACCTCGAGCCCGCGCTCCGCGACGCCTGGCAAGTCCTGTGCCGCGGCGACGACCTGCCGCCGGGGCGCGCCGCGCGCCTGCGCCTCCTCTCCCGCGACGTCGCGGTCGCCCGCGAGGCCGACGGCGCCCTCGCCGCGAGCGGGCCCGACGGCGCGCCGCTCGCCGTCGCAGAGGCCTACGGCCACGTCTTCGCCTGCCTCGGCGCGCCCGCGCGCCCGCTCTTCGCCATTCCCGAATTCGCCGAGCCCGGCCGGCGGCTCGCCGCCTGCGGCGCCGTGCGGGTGCGCGCCTCGGGTTTGCGCCTCGTCGAGAACTTCCTCGACATGGCGCATTTCCCCTTCGTCCACACCGATCTCCTCGGCGTCGAGGAGCGCCCCGAAGTGCCGCGCTACGACGTCGAGATCCGCCGCGACGTCGACGAGGTCTGGGCCGTGAATTGCCGCTTCTGGCAGCCGAAGGCGGCGGCGTCCTCGTCGCAGGGGCAGATGAGCGAATATCTCTACCGCGTCGCCACGCCCTTTACGGTGATGCTCTACAAGACCTGCCCGGCCGACCCCGCCCGCTTCGACGTGATCGGCCTCCTGATCCGGCCCGCCGAGCCGGACCTGTCATACGCCTACGCCTTCGTCCTCGTGCTCGACGACGCGAGCGCCCACACCGCGATCGTGCATTTCCAGCAGACGATCTTCCTGCAGGACCGGATCGTGCTCGAGAACCAGCGCCCACGCCTCCTGCCGCTCACGCCCGCCGCGGAGACGCCGACGCGGGCCGACATGTCCTCCGTCGCCTATCGCCGCTGGCTGAAGCAGAAGGGCGTGCGCTTCGGCACCGTGGAGGGCGCGCCGTGA
- a CDS encoding glutathione S-transferase: MSLVLHDWEISADCYRARLLAGALGLAYARVPVDVIPGRETEAPAFRALSPAGALPVLVDGDLVLCEIGAILVHLAERHDPAGLWLPREPARRARALERLVFALGPLRACDAAREAALFETPQPLADPPAAARAALRTLESLLARQALAGEPFLVDGGPTLADLAAFPAAALAIDWGEDLALLPKTRLWTRRVRALPGFVTTPGVPEFL; the protein is encoded by the coding sequence GTGAGCCTCGTCCTGCACGACTGGGAGATCTCCGCCGACTGCTACCGGGCGCGGCTCCTCGCCGGCGCCCTCGGCCTCGCCTATGCGCGCGTCCCCGTCGACGTGATCCCCGGGCGAGAGACCGAGGCGCCCGCCTTCCGCGCGCTTTCGCCCGCCGGCGCGCTCCCCGTCCTGGTCGACGGCGACCTCGTCCTCTGCGAGATCGGCGCGATCCTGGTCCATCTCGCCGAGCGCCATGATCCCGCGGGCCTCTGGCTGCCGCGCGAGCCGGCGCGCCGCGCCCGCGCCCTCGAGAGGCTGGTCTTCGCGCTGGGCCCGCTTCGCGCCTGCGACGCCGCGCGGGAGGCCGCCTTGTTCGAGACGCCGCAGCCCCTCGCCGACCCGCCCGCCGCGGCGCGGGCCGCGCTGCGGACGCTCGAATCCCTCCTCGCCCGCCAGGCGCTGGCGGGCGAGCCCTTCCTCGTCGACGGCGGCCCCACCCTCGCCGATCTCGCCGCCTTCCCCGCGGCCGCGCTCGCGATCGACTGGGGCGAGGACCTCGCCCTCCTGCCGAAGACGCGGCTGTGGACCCGCCGCGTCCGCGCGCTGCCGGGCTTCGTCACCACGCCGGGGGTTCCCGAATTCCTCTGA
- a CDS encoding 8-oxoguanine deaminase: MRTWIKDPLAILAEGAERGVVVEGSRIVALVPSGGEPEEPLDAVFDASRHVVLPGLINTHHHFFQTLARAHPQGIDKELFPWLQSLYPIWGRIDPDMFRLGVRLALTELLMSGCTTAMDHHYLFARGLEDAIDVEIEEAQALGLRAVMARGSLTLGQSEGAAPPDHCVQDEDTILADSERLLNRYHDTSEGAMTQIALAPCAPFVVSLSIMRQSARLAERFDCRLHTHLAETTDEEAYCQERFGLRPLDWLEEAGWLGPRTWLAHGVHFTCEECDRLGRAGVGVCHCPTSNATLASGFCKTRELEAAGSPVGLGVDGSASNDSSNLMEEVRHAVMVNRLHYRSSSAVTHRDALRWATEGSARCLGRDDIGRIAPGKQADLALFTLDELRFSGAHDPIAALVLCGANRADRVMVAGVWRIVDGVPPGVDLLALIAAHSAAARKFA; the protein is encoded by the coding sequence ATGCGGACGTGGATCAAGGACCCCCTCGCCATTCTGGCCGAGGGCGCGGAGCGGGGTGTGGTGGTCGAGGGATCGCGGATCGTCGCGCTCGTGCCGTCCGGCGGCGAGCCGGAGGAACCCCTGGACGCGGTATTCGACGCCTCGCGGCACGTGGTGCTGCCGGGGCTGATCAACACCCACCACCACTTCTTCCAGACGCTGGCGCGGGCGCATCCGCAGGGCATCGACAAGGAGCTGTTTCCCTGGCTGCAGAGCCTCTACCCGATCTGGGGGCGGATCGACCCGGACATGTTCCGGCTCGGCGTGCGGCTGGCGCTGACCGAACTCCTGATGTCGGGCTGCACCACGGCCATGGACCACCACTACCTCTTCGCCCGCGGCCTGGAGGACGCGATCGACGTCGAGATCGAGGAGGCGCAGGCGCTCGGCCTCCGCGCGGTGATGGCGCGCGGCTCGCTCACCCTCGGGCAGTCGGAAGGGGCCGCGCCGCCGGACCATTGCGTCCAGGACGAGGACACGATCCTCGCCGATTCCGAGCGGCTGCTGAACCGCTATCACGACACGTCCGAGGGCGCGATGACCCAGATCGCGCTCGCGCCCTGCGCGCCCTTCGTGGTCTCGCTCTCGATCATGCGCCAGTCGGCGCGGCTCGCCGAGCGTTTCGATTGCCGGCTCCACACCCACCTCGCCGAGACCACCGACGAGGAGGCCTATTGCCAGGAGCGCTTCGGCCTGCGCCCGCTCGACTGGCTGGAGGAGGCCGGCTGGCTCGGACCGCGCACCTGGCTCGCCCACGGCGTGCACTTCACCTGCGAGGAATGCGATCGCCTCGGCCGCGCCGGCGTGGGCGTCTGCCATTGCCCCACCTCGAACGCCACGCTCGCCTCCGGCTTCTGCAAGACCCGCGAGCTGGAGGCCGCCGGCAGCCCCGTCGGGCTCGGCGTCGACGGCTCGGCCTCGAACGATTCGTCCAACCTGATGGAGGAGGTGCGCCACGCGGTGATGGTCAACCGGCTGCACTATCGCTCGTCCTCCGCCGTGACGCATCGCGACGCCCTGCGCTGGGCCACCGAGGGCTCGGCGCGCTGCCTCGGGCGCGACGACATCGGGCGGATCGCCCCCGGCAAGCAGGCGGATCTCGCGCTCTTCACCCTCGACGAGCTGCGCTTTTCCGGCGCGCACGACCCGATCGCGGCCCTCGTCCTGTGCGGCGCGAACCGGGCCGACCGGGTGATGGTCGCGGGCGTCTGGCGCATCGTCGACGGCGTGCCGCCGGGCGTCGACCTCCTTGCCCTGATCGCGGCGCATTCCGCCGCGGCGCGGAAGTTCGCGTGA
- a CDS encoding BMP family ABC transporter substrate-binding protein, with product MLKTDLSRRSLLKAGAAGLAAAALPAGLARAQGSVVIGAVYVGPRADFGWNQAHAVAMDIIKGVSGVSVIEEENVPETDAVAQTMESMINLDGANVILGTSFGYFDPFMVDLAAKYPDVQFRHAAPLWSADTHPANLGSYFCYLNQAHFVNGVAAGLSSASGKIGFVAAKPIPSVLSNINSVLLGARSVNPNATVQLIFTGDWSMPVREAEAANALVDAGCDVITCHVDGPKVVIETAEGRGVKSCGHNASQAELAPSGFITGAEYKWETIYRLYADAFAAGEPLPNVVVGGYHNDMVRNTPFGAGATPEAIAAAEAAIEALKAGKPIYVGPLSDNEGNLVIEGEKDNYDPELDGMNYLLEGVVGSIT from the coding sequence ATGCTGAAGACCGATCTCTCCCGCCGCTCGTTGCTCAAGGCCGGCGCCGCCGGCCTCGCCGCCGCCGCTCTTCCCGCGGGCCTCGCCCGCGCCCAGGGCTCCGTCGTGATCGGCGCCGTCTATGTCGGCCCGCGCGCCGATTTCGGCTGGAACCAGGCGCACGCGGTCGCCATGGACATCATCAAGGGCGTCTCCGGCGTCAGCGTCATCGAGGAGGAGAACGTCCCCGAGACCGACGCCGTGGCCCAGACCATGGAGTCGATGATCAATCTCGACGGCGCGAACGTCATCCTCGGCACCTCCTTCGGCTATTTCGACCCCTTCATGGTCGACCTCGCCGCGAAGTATCCGGACGTGCAGTTCCGCCACGCGGCGCCGCTGTGGAGCGCCGACACGCACCCGGCCAATCTCGGCTCGTATTTCTGCTATCTCAACCAGGCGCATTTCGTGAACGGCGTCGCCGCCGGCCTGTCCTCGGCCTCCGGCAAGATCGGCTTCGTCGCGGCCAAGCCCATCCCGAGCGTGCTGTCCAACATCAACTCGGTCCTGCTCGGCGCCCGCTCGGTGAACCCGAACGCCACCGTGCAGCTGATCTTCACCGGCGACTGGTCGATGCCCGTGCGCGAGGCGGAGGCGGCGAACGCGCTGGTCGACGCCGGCTGCGACGTCATCACCTGCCACGTCGACGGGCCGAAGGTGGTCATCGAGACGGCGGAGGGGCGCGGCGTGAAGAGCTGCGGCCACAACGCCTCCCAGGCGGAGCTCGCGCCGAGCGGCTTCATCACCGGCGCCGAGTACAAGTGGGAGACGATCTACCGCCTCTACGCCGACGCCTTCGCCGCGGGCGAGCCCCTGCCCAACGTCGTCGTGGGCGGCTACCACAACGACATGGTCCGCAACACGCCCTTCGGCGCCGGCGCGACGCCCGAGGCGATCGCCGCCGCGGAGGCCGCCATCGAGGCCCTGAAGGCCGGCAAGCCGATCTATGTCGGCCCGCTCTCGGACAACGAGGGCAACCTCGTGATCGAGGGCGAGAAGGACAATTACGACCCCGAGCTCGACGGCATGAACTACCTGCTCGAGGGCGTGGTCGGCTCGATCACCTGA
- a CDS encoding ABC transporter permease encodes MADTAAAVPKSASRARAGGLRLGPAAEVVCIVALALVASAAIFSAFLLAIGHSPAQFFGLVWLGGFGTSFSFQNTLQRAAPLILTGLAFAIPARLGLTMIGAEGSLVIGGFAAAAIAIPLVTNAAPPVLTLSLMACAAMIAGGLWTALAGWLRQARGVNETISTLLLTYIAIAIMSFFVEGALRDPGSANRPSTLPIGRETMIGDIPGTSVHWGLAVGIVLAGALWVLMARTTFGFAARLTGGNPRAALAQGLPVGGLIVACSAIAGACAGLAGFFEVAAVHGQANAALVAGYGFTGILVAFLARQNPLAVVPVAILFGALAAAGGLIQRRMGLPDASVLVLQGILFVVLLASETLYGRFRIFRPAGEKA; translated from the coding sequence ATGGCAGACACCGCCGCCGCCGTCCCGAAATCCGCGTCGCGCGCCCGCGCCGGCGGGCTGCGGCTCGGGCCGGCGGCGGAGGTCGTCTGCATCGTCGCGCTGGCGCTCGTCGCGTCGGCGGCGATCTTCTCGGCCTTCCTGCTCGCCATCGGCCATTCGCCGGCGCAGTTCTTCGGCCTCGTCTGGCTCGGCGGCTTCGGGACGTCGTTCTCCTTCCAGAACACGCTCCAGCGCGCGGCGCCGCTGATCCTGACGGGGCTCGCCTTCGCCATCCCCGCCCGGCTCGGGCTCACCATGATCGGCGCGGAGGGCTCGCTCGTCATCGGCGGCTTCGCCGCGGCGGCGATCGCGATCCCGCTCGTCACCAACGCCGCCCCGCCGGTCCTGACGCTCTCGCTGATGGCCTGCGCGGCCATGATCGCCGGCGGGTTGTGGACCGCGCTCGCCGGCTGGCTGCGGCAGGCGCGCGGCGTCAACGAGACCATCTCGACCCTGCTCCTCACCTACATCGCGATCGCGATCATGTCCTTCTTCGTCGAGGGCGCACTGCGCGATCCGGGCTCGGCGAACCGGCCCTCGACCCTGCCCATCGGGCGCGAGACCATGATCGGCGACATCCCGGGAACCAGCGTGCACTGGGGCCTCGCGGTAGGCATCGTGCTGGCCGGCGCGCTCTGGGTGCTGATGGCGCGCACCACCTTCGGCTTCGCCGCGCGGCTCACCGGCGGCAACCCGCGCGCGGCCCTCGCCCAGGGGCTCCCCGTCGGCGGGCTGATCGTCGCCTGCTCCGCCATCGCCGGCGCCTGCGCCGGGCTCGCCGGCTTCTTCGAGGTCGCCGCCGTGCACGGTCAGGCGAACGCGGCTCTGGTGGCGGGCTACGGCTTCACCGGCATCCTCGTCGCCTTCCTGGCGCGCCAGAACCCGCTCGCGGTGGTGCCGGTGGCGATCCTGTTCGGCGCCCTCGCCGCCGCCGGCGGGCTGATCCAGCGGCGCATGGGCCTGCCCGACGCGAGCGTGCTCGTGCTCCAGGGCATCCTCTTCGTCGTGCTGCTGGCTTCCGAGACGCTCTACGGCCGCTTCCGGATCTTCCGGCCGGCGGGGGAGAAGGCCTGA